From a region of the Kwoniella mangroviensis CBS 8507 chromosome 1 map unlocalized Ctg01, whole genome shotgun sequence genome:
- a CDS encoding 1,4-alpha-glucan-branching enzyme, with amino-acid sequence MSQVQQMPTDGTGVLLSDPWLEPFSPALRKRYAAYKKQLDEIEAHEGGLAHFSEGYKSMGLQVDENGGVRYREWAPNATQARLIGEFNNWSHTANPMTKSPYGVWECYVPPKSPGVCAIPHDSMIKISMTLPSGDSIDRIPVWISRVTQDLSISPIYEGRFWNPPREQVYQFKHGHSTRSSEGLKIYEAHIGISSPNMRVTTYKEFEEDVLPRIKKLGYNCIQMMAVMEHAYYASFGYQVTNFFAASSRYGTPEELKSLIDKAHEMGLTVLLDVVHSHACKNILDGINEFDGTDHLYFHGGAKGKHELWDSRLFNYGHHEVLRFLLSNLRYWMDVYMFDGFRFDGVTSMMYTHHGIGTGFSAMVYLMLANQMLHEIYPNVITIAEDVSGMPTLGRPVYEGGVGFDYRLSMAVPDMWIKMLKELSDDQWDMGNVVHTLTNRRHLEKSVSYAESHDQALVGDKTLAFWLMDKEMYDYMSDLFIVHTLGGEAYLNFEGNEFGHPEWMDFPREGNGNSFAHARRQFNLVDDNLLRYKYLNEFDVAMNWLEDKYKWLSAPQAYVSLKNENDKVIVFERAGLLFIFNFHPSQSFADYRVGVETPGEYKVILSSDEKKFGGHERIDLNGRYFTTPMEWNGRKNWIQVYTPARTVLVLGL; translated from the exons ATGTCACAAGTCCAACAAATGCCCACAGACG GTACCGGTGTTCTCCTCTCAGATCcttg GCTCGAGCCCTTCTCACCCGCTCTTCGAAAACGTTATGCCGCTTACAAGAAGCAGCTTGACGAGATTGAAGCACACGAAGGCGGTCTCGCTCATTTCTCAGAAGGGTACAAGTCCATGGGTCTCCAAGTGGACGAGAATGGTGGGGTCAGATACCGTGAATGGGCTCCAAATGCAACGCAAGCTCGCTTGATTGGAGAATTTA ATAATTGGTCTCACACTGCCAACCCAATGACCAAATCACCTTACGGTGTATGGGAGTGTTATGttccacccaaatcacctgGTGTCTGCGCTATTCCTCATGATTCTATGATCAAAATATCCATGACCTTGCCCTCGGGCGACTCTATCGATCGTATTCCCGTTTGGATATCTCGTGTGACCCAAGATCTTTCTATTTCACCCATCTATGAAGGTAGATTTTGGAACCCTCCCAGGGAGCAGGTTTATCAGTTCAAACATGGTCACTCGACCAGATCGTCGGAAGGGTTGAAAATTTATGAAGCTCATA TCGGTATCTCCAGCCCCAATATGCGAGTAACCACATACAAAGAgttcgaagaggatgttcTACCGAGAATTAAGAAACTGGGGTATAACTGTATCCAGAT GATGGCTGTCATGGAACATGCTTACTATGCGT CATTCGGTTATCAAGTCACAAACTTCTTTGCTGCATCTTCCCGTTATG GAACCCCCGAGGAGTTGAAATCCCTTATCGATAAAGCTCATGAAATGGGTCTCACCGTGTTGCTTGATGTGGTTCACTCTCACGCATGCAAAAATATCCTGGACGG TATAAACGAATTTGATGGAACCGATCACCTATACTTCCATGGCGGAGCTAAAGGAAAGCATGAACTGTGGGATTCACGATTGTTCAATTACGGACATCACGAGGTACTTCGATTCCTCCTATCCAACCTCCGCTACTGGATGGATGTATACATGTTCGATGGCTTCCGATTCGATGGCGTTACCAGTATGATGTACACTCATCACGGCATTGGCACCGGTTTCTCTG CGATGGTATATCTCATGTTG GCCAATCAAATGCTTCATGAGATCTACCCTAatgtcatcaccatcgctGAAGATGTCTCGGGAATGCCCACTCTCGGTCGACCAGTCTACGAAGGTGGAGTAGGCTTCGACTATCGTCTCTCCATGGCTGTACCCGACATGTGGATCAAAATGCTCAAGGAACTATCGGACGATCAATGGGACATGGGCAATGTTGTACACACTCTCACCAACCGTCGACACCTGGAAAAGAGTGTGTCATACGCCGAAAGTCATGATCAAGCCCTTGTCGGTGATAAAACATTGGCATTCTGGCTTATGGACAAGGAGATGT ACGATTACATGTCCGATCT GTTCATCGTTCACACTCTCGGAGGAGAGGCGTATCTCAACTTCGAAGGAAACGAATTTGGTCACCCAGA ATGGATGGACTTCCCCCGAGAAGGTAATGGCAACTCCTTCGCCCATGCACGTCGTCAGTTCAACCTCGTAGACGACAATCTCTTGCGATATAAATACCTTAACGAATTCGACGTTGCGATGAATTGGCTCGAGGACAAGTATAAGTGGCTCAGCGCACCACAA GCCTACGTTTCGCTGAAGAATGAGAACGATAAAGTCATCGTGTTCGAACGAGCAGGACTCCTCTTTATCTTCAATT TCCACCCCTCACAATCCTTTGCTGACTATCGAGTCGGAGTGGAAACTCCAGGAGAATACAAAGTCATCTTATCAAGTGACGAAAAGAAGTTTGGTGGACACGAACGAATCGATCTCAATGGTAGATATTTCACAACACCTATGGAATGGAACGGGCGAAAGAATTGGATCCAGGTATACACTCCTGCCAGGACTGTGTTGGTATTGGGCTTATAA